A single region of the Anomaloglossus baeobatrachus isolate aAnoBae1 chromosome 2, aAnoBae1.hap1, whole genome shotgun sequence genome encodes:
- the LOC142290882 gene encoding uncharacterized protein LOC142290882, which produces MSDRGSEVYVTRSHVSSSASRKSVSSAAIASARAKAEAAKVRAAFAEQELKLKTEKARLEADLAKLAVDTEAAAAEAEVQALEEAARSDSKSFRLRLGPELSHRDISQRTSDYVLKHTASDDRLHSAPRERLNPAIQPSTFIQQTSHVKHEGNSVHLTPSVSPAPKFVDSYYTANRPKMEDPDGDYHGDNVFDGNNNSLGPHHSNMYQDHPLRNQELPDFLKFFARRELLTKGLLKFNDRPESYRVWRASFRNATAGLDISANEEIDLLVKWLGNESVEHAKHIRDISINHPSKGLCLLWERLDECYGSSERIEESLFKRLEDFPKISNKSFHMLRELSDLLVELQVAKFEGDLPGLASLDTARGIKPIVNKLPYSLQEKWLNRGSDYKQRHNVPFPPFHVFVDFVRQQAKIRNDPSFDLSTADPVNPRTGKPAPVRNPRGSPITVHKTNVSATDSSRKTHSTTEPEGSLTIDPDKECPLHKRPHPLQQCRSFRGKSLKDRRIFLRENNICYRCCASTSHLARDCNASITCSECNSQEHSTALHPEPAPQNPTHIDRLTEHGGEETDSTPPEVSPQCTQVCGEGLTNKSCSKICLVRVYPIGYRGKAVKLYAILDDQSNRSLASSAFFDIFGIKGLSCSYSLKTCTGVSKESGRRATGYQIESLDGKTSLPLPTLIECNAIPNNREEIPTPEAALHHPHLRNIAHLIPALNSQAKLVLLLGRDIIRVHKVRKQINGPHNSPYAQKLDLGWVVIGDVCLGNAHKPNNVHSLYTNTLESGRPSFFLPCPNKFLVKENLTNSAHLNGGKDRYAMDELCDGDKDHLGCAVFQKTKEDYKLAHSIEDETFLEIMDQGFHKDENDSWVAPLPFKPQRPRLPNNKELALKRLTYLKRSFSKKPEMEVLFFAFMDKIFKIPTDQNPADHATRAVSAPRLKDTNWLVGPAFLYQPVPTAHETHTHELFEPESDVELRPQVSTLSTTITNRHLDSSRFLRFSTWRSAYRALTCLIHVIRSFKNRQSRPAPCKGWHRCHKAYTVEELTQAKHAIICCVQHEAYTQTLESLRNHRSVPKDSPLKKLDPFVDTQGLLRVGGRISNAKLENDECTPIIVPHGYVAFLLVEHYHAQVRHQGRLITEGALREAGFWITGVQRLVSRVIFKCIICRKLRGSCQSQKMADLPADRLSTEPPFTNVGLDVFGPWSVVTRQTRGGHANSKRWAVLFTCLSIRAVHIEVIETMDTSSFINAFRRFISLRGHVKHIRTDRGSNFVGACGELKIPSNLDINQVERRLSELGCTWTFNPPHSSHMGGVWERMIGIARRILDSIFLQLGPSKLTHETLTTFMAEVVAIMNARPLVPISNDLDDLSLLTPSTLLTQKFNVSMPTSGEFTTKDLYKSQWKRVQMLADLFWTKWRKQYLSTLQTRDKWQDSRPNMKPGNVVLVKNTQSKRNEWPLGLVTKVFPSQDGQVRKVEIKIPKQSGKLFLRPVSELILLL; this is translated from the coding sequence atgtcagatagaggatctgaagtttatgtaacacgctcccatgtaagctcgtcagcttcaaggaagtctgtgagcagcgctgcaattgccagcgccagggcgaaggcggaagccgccaaagtgagagctgcctttgctgaacaagagttgaaattaaagacagaaaaagcacgtctagaagccgaccttgcaaaacttgctgtagacacagaagcagcagcagcagaagctgaagtacaggctttagaagaagcagcacgcagcgacagtaaaagtttcaggttaaggctcggacccgaactcagtcatcgggatatctcacaacgcacttcAGACTACGTGCTAAAGCATACCGCATCAGACGACCgtctacattcagctccaagagagagacttaatcctgccattcagccatcaaccttcattcaacaaacatcccatgttaagcatgaaggtaattccgtccacttaacaccatcagtgtcacctgcacccaagtttgtagattcctactacacagcgaaccgtcccaaaatggaggaccccgatggtgactatcatggtgacaacgtatttgatggcaacaataactcactgggacctcatcatagcaacatgtatcaggaccaccctctcagaaatcaagagctaccagatttcctcaagttcttcgcacgccgtgagttactcaccaaaggtcttttaaagtttaacgaccgtcctgaaagttacagagtgtggagagcttccttcagaaacgccacggccggcctggacatctctgccaatgaagagatcgatctcttggtcaagtggctaggaaacgaatcagtagaacatgcaaaacacatcagggatatcagcatcaaccacccgagcaaaggtttgtgcctgttatgggagagacttgatgagtgctatggctcttcagagaggatagaagaatccctcttcaaaaggttggaggactttcccaagatctctaataagagctttcacatgctaagagaattgagcgacctcttggtagaactccaagtcgccaagtttgaaggagacctgccaggcctcgcgtccctagatacagccagaggtattaaacccatagtgaataagctgccttacagtctgcaagagaaatggttgaaccggggttcagattacaaacaacgtcacaacgtgccgtttcctccattccatgtcttcgtagattttgtgcgccagcaagccaagatcaggaatgatcccagctttgacctttccaccgcagatcccgtcaacccacgaacaggtaagcctgctccagtccgcaaccctcgaggctcacctatcactgtacacaaaactaatgtgtccgctacagattcatcacgcaagacccacagtacaacagaacctgaagggtcactaacaattgacccagacaaagagtgccccctacacaaaaggcctcacccactgcaacagtgcaggagttttagaggaaaatctcttaaagaccgtagaatcttcctcagagaaaacaacatatgttacagatgttgtgcatccacatctcacttagctagagactgcaatgccagtatcacttgttcggagtgtaacagtcaagagcacagcacagctctacacccagaaccagccccacagaaccccacgcacatagaccgacttacagagcacggcggggaggagacagacagtacacctcctgaagtgtcaccccagtgcactcaagtttgtggagaaggtctcactaacaaatcctgctcaaagatctgtctggttagagtttaccctataggctacagaggaaaagcggttaaactctatgctatactcgacgaccagagtaatagatcactcgccagctcagctttctttgacatctttggaatcaagggacttagctgctcctactcactgaaaacatgtacaggagtgagtaaagaatctggcaggagggcaacaggttatcaaatcgaatccctagatgggaagacatccttaccccttcctacattaatcgagtgcaatgccatcccgaacaatagagaagagatacccactccagaagcggcactacaccatccccatttgagaaacatagcgcatctcattcctgcacttaattctcaagccaagttggtccttttgctggggagagacatcatcagagttcacaaggtgaggaaacagataaacggtcctcataactcgccctacgctcagaagctagatctaggatgggtagttataggggacgtctgcctcgggaatgctcacaagccgaacaacgtccactctctctacacgaacacattggagagtggccgtccatcttttttcctaccctgccccaacaaattcctagtgaaggagaatctcaccaattcggcacacttaaatggtgggaaagacagatacgccatggatgaattgtgcgacggagacaaagatcatctagggtgcgctgtctttcaaaagaccaaagaagattataaactagcccattccattgaagatgagaccttcctagagataatggatcaaggatttcacaaggatgaaaacgacagctgggtggctccactaccattcaagccacaaagaccccgtcttcctaacaacaaagagctggcactaaagcgccttacctacttaaagcgcagtttctcaaagaagccagaaatggaggtacttttctttgctttcatggacaaaatattcaaaataccaaccgaccaaaatcctgcagaccatgcgaccagagcggtatcggcaccacgcctcaaagacactaactggctagtcggacctgcatttctgtatcaaccagtacccactgctcacgagacacatacacatgaactcttcgaaccagaatcagatgtagagctacggcctcaagtttccacacttagcacaacgatcaccaacaggcaccttgattccagccgcttcctcagattctctacctggagatcggcctacagagccttgacttgcctgatacatgtcattagatcctttaaaaacagacaatcgagaccagctccatgcaaaggctggcatcgttgtcataaagcttacacagtggaagagctcacgcaagccaaacacgcaatcatctgttgtgtacagcatgaagcttatacccagactctagagtccctccggaaccacagaagtgtcccaaaagatagtccccttaaaaaactggacccgtttgtggatactcaaggactgctgagagtcgggggacgaatttcaaatgcaaagcttgaaaatgacgagtgtactccaatcattgttcctcacggctatgttgctttcctgctggttgagcattatcacgcacaggttagacatcaagggcgcttgataactgaaggagccctacgggaagcgggtttctggataacaggagttcagcgacttgtgagtagagtcatcttcaaatgtatcatctgcaggaaactccgtggttcttgtcaatcccaaaaaatggcagacctaccagcagaccgtttgagtaccgaacctccttttactaacgtgggcctcgatgtgtttggtccctggtcagttgtcacacgtcagactaggggaggacatgcaaacagcaagcgctgggccgtcttgttcacatgtttgagtattagagccgtacacatagaagtcattgagacaatggacacatccagcttcataaatgccttcagacgattcatttctctcagaggacatgtaaagcatatacgcactgacagaggatctaactttgtaggagcatgtggtgaactaaagattccctcaaatcTGGACATTAACCAAGTAGAAAGACGTCTTTCAGAACTAGGTTGTACGTGGACCTTTAACCCACCGCACTCATCTCATATGGGAGGTGTGTGGGAGCGCATGATCGGCATCGCTCGCAGAATCCTCGATTCTATCTTTCTGCAACTTGGTCCTTCGAAGCTCACTCATGAGACTCTAACAACCTTCATGGCCGAGGTAGTAGCCATAATGAATGCCAGACCACTGGTTCCCATATCCAATGACCTTGATGACCTATCTCTGCTCACcccttcaactctcctcacccagaagtttaatgtgagtatgccgacttctggagagtttactacaaaagacttgtacaaatctcaatggaaaagagttcaaatgttagcagaccttttctggactaagtggagaaaacaatatctctctacattacagacaagagacaaatggcaagatagtagacccaacatgaaacctgggaatgtcgtcctagtgaagaacactcagtctaaaaggaacgagtggcctctaggattggtaaccaaggtcttcccaagtcaagacggacaggtcaggaaagtggaaatcaagattcccaagcaaagtggaaagctgtttcttagacctgtatctgaacttattctattgctctag